In the genome of Methanococcoides burtonii DSM 6242, the window CCGGGCATATCCCATCGTTCATTGTAAGTTGAAACATCACCAGTTTCAGAATTTACTCTCATTATCACTCCGTCTGATAAGGAAGAAATCCCGTTTATTATTCTGTTATATTTAATATGGTAAAACCCTGGAAGATCATCTGCTACTGGTTCTAAATAATTAACAGCCTCAAGCTGAACCTCTTTTAATTGCTCAGGTGAGAACTTAGCTTCCACATATTTTCCAGCAATTTCGACAGCTTCTTCTTCACTCACTTTGCTATCAGCCCGTGTCTTTTTTGATCCATCATATATGTAGAGTATGTTTCCGTCATCAGGGTCAATACATGCACGGATACTTCTATCATTGCTGGTTTTAGATGTAAGCTGCCATATTATTCCAAAATCACTATCATTGATAAGTTCCCCATTTATAGAATCACTATCTAATTCTGGATTTTCAGATATCATTATAGCTTTTGCTTCTTCCAAAGTTACTTTTACTTCAGTTGTGTTTAGGTCAAGATACTTTGAATGGCTTGCTTCTTCTTTAGTAGTAATTATCCATTCCTGATCTGAAGCAATTGATCCAACAATTGTCAGTGCAGTTAGCAAGAAAACAGCCATGAAAATGTGTGTAATTTTCATAACTTATACCTCCTCTTCAGTTGAGCAGACTCTACAAATTCAGTTTGAGCTCCAGCACACATTATTATAATGTGATATAGACAATTTTACTGGACTTTATTAACGTTTTAGGGCCTTATCATCCTATCGTATATCCAAAGTTTATGTAAGCTTCTTTATTTTCTGAGTCATTATACACAGTTATACTAGCTGCTGCATCGGCGTCAACTGTAAAAATATATGTTTCATTCATGTCGTTTTCCAATATGGCTTTGTAGATATACGTGTCACCGTCGTTGGTTTCATCGATTATTGAAGGGGATTTCATAAATTGCCCTGAATTCAACGTATACGCATCAACAAAAATGGATGCACCTGTTGAATTAAATATTTCCACTGTAATCTTATGCGAATATATATCTTTGTTCTTCATGGTAAAAAACAAAGGTTCATGTTTTTCTTTGAGAATATCATACCTTATTGTTGAAGTCACTATTAGTGCAAAAAACAAACCTGTGATAACTAAAATTGTAAACAACATTATCCATCTTTGTTTATCGTTCTTCATTTCTGTTCTCCCTTGATATGATTAGTAAAATACTGAATCAATTATGATAGTGGTTGCTTTTTATATAATTTAAATATATTTTATTGCAACAAATTTATTCCAATTAATTACTCTATAGAATCAAAAAAGAAAAAGTAATACATGTGTATTACTTGAGTTACTGATATCCAGCAATCGTTGATTTTGTAGAGGCAATTGTAGCAGCATTATTGTGAGAGCTATCTCCATGGCCCGATGAATCAGTTGTTGAAAACTCTAATCGTCTAGTAGATTGAAATTGAACCATCGTTGTGTAGTAAGAAGTAAACCACTCAGTCCAAGTGGCACCTTCATCATGTGTTGCAGCAAAATTATGGCCAAGTTCATGGGCAGTTAAAATACTTCTTTGAGAAAAAGTTGCTTGATAGGAAACTTCAGATTTCATTTGTCCAATTGCGTAAGCATAGTCAGAATTTCCACTATTATATCCAGTCGATCGTCCGATATAACTGCCATCAAAATCTTTCCCACTGTACAAGAATGCAAGATCTGAGTTTTGACTATCTCTTTGAGAGCTTGCTTCATCTTGGAATTCATCAAGAAGATCGATTCTATCAGTACTTGTCAATGAATTCATATAATAGTATCCATCAAGTACTAAATTGACTCCAATATAAGGTTCACTAAATGCAGTCTTTGTCTGTGAGAACATGTTGTATATTTCAGTTCCAGGACTACTGTATTTGTTACTAAATTCCGTATCATACGCCGCTAATACATATATGCTAGTTGATCGAGTGCTGACTGATTCATCTACGACCTCAGGAATAAATTCTATTCCAATGGCATCTGCCTCTACATCGTCTTCAGCAGGTGCAGGACCTGAGTATACTACATCTGAATCTTTATAGATAATATATGTTACTTCTTTTGTATTTTTATCAGCTATCCATCCTACTTGTTCTATCACATACTGCTCGTCGTTAATTTCAATCCAACCAAGAACAACATCATCATCAAGTGTGAAACAGACGATGCTGTTTGGGTCTCCTGCAACATGACCAGTGTACTGATAAATTGGATCCATCTTCATCTCTTTGACTTTTCCATTTTCATCATTGCAATATGCTTTAAGATCTCTGTTAACCCAAACTGCAGGCTCAAGATCTACGTTAAATTCATCTCCTGCCAATGCAATATTGATACTTCCTTTGTCTGCCTGTTTCTTAAACGCTTTCGCATCTATTTTCACTGTATCGTATTTTTTAATCGCATCTGAAATTTCAACGTTCTTTTTCTGAGATGTTGTAACTTCGATTGTCTGGAAACATTCGTCCATTGAAATATATGTATCCTTATTCGATTCTGCACTTACCAATGGTGTAAGTACTACACCTACTATTAACAATACCATCAATATCGAAGCAATTGTTATTCTATTTTTCATTCTTTCTGACCTCATTCGAATTTAATTCCTGAGGCAAGATTACGCAAACTTTAAACAACATCAAAGCCAACCTTCTCTTGCCTTCGGGCATCCTGGAGTTCAAGCAGACTCTACAAATTCAGTTTGAGCTCCAGTACACATTATTATAATGTGACAAAGACACTTGTACTTGACTTTATTAAAGTTTTATGGCCATATCATCCAACTAAAACAGATGAATATTTTAGATTCAGCTAGCAGAACCATAGAAATTTAATAGAACTCGCTGTACTTAGACTCGAAAATATGGAGAAAACTTACGTGCGAGAAAGTACAGAAATCAAGTGAAAGAAGTGAAGTTCAAAGTAATATTGCACAATCTTGACAGATTTAGCAAGATTGTGTTTTTAGTTTGGATGAGCATTTTTACAAAGCCTAAAAAAAGAGAAAGACCGGGATCATGCCGGAAAGATCAAAGATCAGTCAAGTAAGTGAACTCCAGCCTGTTTTGCCTTATCCATAAGTTCCTTATCCTTTCTAACAGAACCTGGCAGGTCAAAACCAGCTGCAACGATCTTATCTGTGACAGTCATACCAAAAAACATCTTCAGAATTTCCTCGAAATCATCAAAGACATTGTCATACATCGGTCCATTAGGATCTCCCTGTGCCCTTACAAGAACAGCGTTCTTTCCCACAGGTAACCTTGGCTTAAGCTCTGCATCCACAAGAGCATAACAGCGATCCAAAAATGAGCGCATCTGACCGGTGAACTGATTGAAATATATCGGAGACCCGAACACAAAAGCATCCGCTTCTTCCAGCTTCTTGTAAACGTCCGTCATGTCATCCTTGAGCTTGCAATCTGCCATCACATTACAAAGCCCGCACCCCTGACAACCCTTGAAATCCAACTCATTGATATAAATGCTCTCTGTTTCAGCACCCTTTTCTGCTGCCCCTTCAAGCACCTTCTGTACAACTACATCCGTATTACCATTCTTACGCGGACTTCCAATTATTGCTAATACTTTCATCATTTCACTCCCTATGCGTGCATAAATATGGATGATTATTATTTTTAAAGTTATCTAAGGAGTTAGAATTATGTGGATTCTGAAGGGGGTTTTAGTGCTGTTGAATTTTACAATTGTACGTTAAATGTAAAAGACAGGGGAAATATAACACAACAAATTTACAGAGTTAATCGATGAATATTGTTAGTTCTATAATTACTAATATTTTTGATCATCAATTTTTGAAATAAACTTTTTAAAATCGCCCTTATGTTCTGAATTTTGATAGATTAAATGTTTCAACACTTGTCTTGCATATTTTCCAGCAATTTCATCAATATTTTCATCAGCATTCACATCATAAATCATCTTTCCCTTGTGAACTACATTGCTTCTTGCATTATATATCTTAGAAATATTTTCCACAATTTTTTTTCTTTCCTAATAAGTACTGCTTAATAACAAAGCACAGCGATCTGAAACTCTTTGTTTTAACTCAGTACTTTCAGAAGGGAGTTTTAAGGTAGATTCTAATATTGTTGTGAAGTGAAGAAGTTTAGCTGATTGTAAATCTTCATTTAATCCAATTTCAAGCCAATGTAAGCATTGTTTTACAATATTCGTAATTTTATTATTAATTTTAAGTTCCTTAATTCCACTTTGTTGCAACCATGTGTATAGTTCCTCATCCAAATATGCCTCTTCGAGAAGTGGATGGCCTGTAAGAGAACTATTAGTTTCGATTAATTCCGTTGCTTTATTAAAACTATAAATCTG includes:
- a CDS encoding M12 family metallo-peptidase, with the protein product MKNRITIASILMVLLIVGVVLTPLVSAESNKDTYISMDECFQTIEVTTSQKKNVEISDAIKKYDTVKIDAKAFKKQADKGSINIALAGDEFNVDLEPAVWVNRDLKAYCNDENGKVKEMKMDPIYQYTGHVAGDPNSIVCFTLDDDVVLGWIEINDEQYVIEQVGWIADKNTKEVTYIIYKDSDVVYSGPAPAEDDVEADAIGIEFIPEVVDESVSTRSTSIYVLAAYDTEFSNKYSSPGTEIYNMFSQTKTAFSEPYIGVNLVLDGYYYMNSLTSTDRIDLLDEFQDEASSQRDSQNSDLAFLYSGKDFDGSYIGRSTGYNSGNSDYAYAIGQMKSEVSYQATFSQRSILTAHELGHNFAATHDEGATWTEWFTSYYTTMVQFQSTRRLEFSTTDSSGHGDSSHNNAATIASTKSTIAGYQ
- a CDS encoding flavodoxin family protein, whose protein sequence is MMKVLAIIGSPRKNGNTDVVVQKVLEGAAEKGAETESIYINELDFKGCQGCGLCNVMADCKLKDDMTDVYKKLEEADAFVFGSPIYFNQFTGQMRSFLDRCYALVDAELKPRLPVGKNAVLVRAQGDPNGPMYDNVFDDFEEILKMFFGMTVTDKIVAAGFDLPGSVRKDKELMDKAKQAGVHLLD
- a CDS encoding YcdB/YcdC domain-containing protein, whose translation is MKITHIFMAVFLLTALTIVGSIASDQEWIITTKEEASHSKYLDLNTTEVKVTLEEAKAIMISENPELDSDSINGELINDSDFGIIWQLTSKTSNDRSIRACIDPDDGNILYIYDGSKKTRADSKVSEEEAVEIAGKYVEAKFSPEQLKEVQLEAVNYLEPVADDLPGFYHIKYNRIINGISSLSDGVIMRVNSETGDVSTYNERWDMPGYETYVVDNKSILTEKEAAGCLKEFIGNEVYDGKTSDTTEVIESKLFWKYTENDEIHLVWWMQFTDSNLGLDKSLPGIVFIDANTGTVLVSSYEIG